The Streptomyces luteogriseus genome includes a window with the following:
- a CDS encoding GntR family transcriptional regulator, whose translation MGQECGVGENVVRRAQELLISQGVLEGRAGSGTYVAEPRQRVRVVRSSAREQPEKSPFRADMKALGKQGDWESRTDAKVPAPADIATRLGIAEGDLCVRTSYEFLADGRPVQLSTSGEPYDLTAGTLVVLPEGGPHAGAGVVNRMAAIGVTVSHAVEQPEPRQATAEEASLLGIQKAALVTYIRRTYYSDQGRRGETADIVVPAAHCEIVYEIPINR comes from the coding sequence ATCGGCCAGGAGTGCGGCGTGGGCGAGAACGTGGTCCGCCGGGCGCAGGAGCTGCTGATCTCCCAGGGCGTGCTGGAGGGCCGCGCCGGATCGGGGACCTACGTCGCCGAGCCCCGGCAGCGGGTGCGGGTCGTCCGGTCGTCTGCGCGCGAGCAGCCCGAGAAGTCGCCCTTCCGTGCGGACATGAAGGCCCTGGGCAAGCAGGGTGACTGGGAGAGCAGGACCGATGCCAAGGTGCCGGCCCCGGCCGACATCGCGACCCGGCTGGGCATCGCCGAGGGCGACCTGTGCGTCAGGACGTCATACGAGTTCCTGGCCGACGGCAGGCCGGTGCAGCTGTCGACGAGTGGGGAGCCGTATGACCTCACCGCAGGCACGCTCGTCGTTCTCCCCGAGGGAGGCCCGCACGCCGGGGCCGGTGTCGTGAACCGCATGGCCGCGATCGGCGTCACCGTCAGCCACGCCGTGGAACAGCCGGAACCGCGACAGGCGACCGCCGAGGAGGCATCACTTCTGGGCATCCAGAAGGCTGCACTCGTCACGTACATCCGGCGGACGTACTACAGCGACCAGGGGCGGCGCGGCGAGACGGCGGACATCGTCGTGCCCGCCGCTCACTGCGAGATCGTCTACGAGATCCCGATCAACCGGTAG
- the ettA gene encoding energy-dependent translational throttle protein EttA, translating to MAEFIYTMRKARKAHGDKVILDDVTTSFLPGAKIGVVGPNGAGKSTILKIMAGIEQPSNGDAFLTPGYTVGILLQEPPLTEDKTVLENVEEGVAGIKGKLDRFNEIAEQMATDYTDELMNEMGKLQEDLDHANAWDLEAQLEQAMDALGCPPGDWPVTNLSGGERRRVALCKLLLEQPDLLLLDEPTNHLDAESVNWLEQHLAKYPGTVVAVTHDRYFLDNVAQWICEVDRGRLYPYEGNYSKYLETKAARLKVEGQKDAKRQKRLKEELEWVRSNAKGRQAKSKARLARYEEMAAEADKMRKLDFEEIQIPPGPRLGNVVVEVSNLSKGFGDKLLIDDLSFTLPRNGIVGIIGPNGAGKTTLFKMIQGIEQPDSGAIKVGDTVKISYVDQSRENIDPKKSLWAVVSDELDYINVGQVEMPSRAYVSAFGFKGPDQQKPAGVLSGGERNRLNLALTLKQGGNLLLLDEPTNDLDVETLSSLENALLEFPGAAVVVSHDRWFLDRVATHILAYEGESKWFWFEGNFESYEKNKIERLGPDAARPHRATYKKLTRG from the coding sequence TTGGCTGAGTTCATTTACACCATGCGCAAGGCGCGCAAAGCGCACGGCGACAAGGTGATCCTCGACGACGTGACGACCAGCTTCCTGCCGGGGGCGAAGATCGGCGTCGTCGGCCCGAACGGCGCCGGCAAGTCGACGATCCTGAAGATCATGGCCGGCATCGAGCAGCCGTCCAACGGTGACGCGTTCCTCACGCCCGGTTACACGGTCGGCATCCTGCTCCAGGAGCCCCCGCTGACCGAGGACAAGACCGTCCTGGAGAACGTCGAGGAGGGTGTCGCCGGGATCAAGGGCAAGCTCGACCGGTTCAACGAGATCGCCGAGCAGATGGCGACCGACTACACCGACGAGCTCATGAACGAGATGGGCAAGCTCCAGGAGGACCTCGACCACGCCAACGCGTGGGACCTCGAGGCGCAGCTGGAGCAGGCCATGGACGCCCTGGGCTGCCCGCCCGGCGACTGGCCCGTCACCAACCTGTCCGGTGGTGAGCGTCGCCGCGTCGCGCTGTGCAAGCTGCTGCTGGAGCAGCCCGACCTGCTGCTGCTCGACGAGCCCACCAACCACCTCGACGCCGAGTCGGTGAACTGGCTGGAGCAGCACCTGGCGAAGTACCCGGGCACCGTCGTCGCGGTCACCCACGACCGGTACTTCCTCGACAACGTCGCCCAGTGGATCTGCGAGGTCGACCGCGGTCGCCTCTACCCCTACGAGGGCAACTACTCCAAGTACCTGGAGACCAAGGCCGCCCGCCTCAAGGTCGAGGGCCAGAAGGACGCCAAGCGGCAGAAGCGGCTCAAGGAAGAGCTGGAGTGGGTGCGGTCCAACGCCAAGGGGCGGCAGGCCAAGTCCAAGGCGCGTCTGGCCCGCTACGAGGAGATGGCCGCCGAGGCCGACAAGATGCGGAAGCTGGACTTCGAGGAGATCCAGATCCCGCCGGGCCCGCGCCTGGGCAACGTCGTCGTCGAGGTCAGCAACCTCAGCAAGGGCTTCGGGGACAAGCTGCTCATCGACGACCTCAGCTTCACCCTGCCGCGCAACGGCATCGTCGGCATCATCGGCCCGAACGGCGCCGGCAAGACCACCCTGTTCAAGATGATCCAGGGCATCGAGCAGCCGGACTCCGGCGCCATCAAGGTCGGCGACACGGTCAAGATCTCCTACGTCGACCAGAGCCGCGAGAACATCGACCCGAAGAAGTCGCTGTGGGCCGTCGTCTCCGACGAGCTGGACTACATCAACGTCGGCCAGGTCGAGATGCCGTCCCGCGCCTACGTCTCGGCCTTCGGGTTCAAGGGGCCGGACCAGCAGAAACCGGCCGGGGTGCTCTCCGGCGGTGAGCGCAACCGTCTGAACCTCGCGCTCACCCTCAAGCAGGGCGGCAACCTGCTGCTCCTCGACGAGCCGACCAACGACCTCGACGTCGAGACCCTCTCCAGCCTGGAGAACGCCCTGCTGGAGTTCCCGGGTGCGGCCGTGGTCGTCTCCCACGACCGGTGGTTCCTGGACCGAGTGGCCACGCACATCCTCGCCTACGAGGGCGAGTCCAAGTGGTTCTGGTTCGAGGGCAACTTCGAGTCCTACGAGAAGAACAAGATCGAGCGGCTCGGTCCGGACGCCGCCCGTCCGCACCGCGCCACCTACAAGAAGCTGACCCGGGGCTGA
- a CDS encoding acyl-CoA thioesterase has product MRHIYRCPLRWADMDAYGHVNNVVFLRYLEEARIDFLFRPEKDFKQGSVVARHEIDYKRQLVHRHHPVDIELWVTEIRAASFTLTYEVKDGDQVYVRASTVIVPFDFEAQRPRRITAEEREFLREYMDDAEEKAVAA; this is encoded by the coding sequence TTGCGGCACATCTACCGCTGCCCGCTGCGCTGGGCGGACATGGACGCGTACGGCCACGTCAACAACGTGGTGTTCCTCCGCTACCTGGAGGAAGCCCGTATCGACTTCCTGTTCCGCCCGGAGAAGGACTTCAAGCAGGGGTCCGTGGTGGCACGCCATGAGATCGACTACAAGCGGCAGCTCGTCCACCGGCACCACCCGGTGGACATCGAGCTGTGGGTCACGGAGATAAGGGCCGCGTCCTTCACCCTCACCTACGAGGTGAAGGACGGCGACCAGGTCTATGTACGGGCCTCCACGGTGATCGTGCCGTTCGACTTCGAGGCGCAGCGCCCGCGCCGGATCACCGCGGAGGAGCGGGAGTTCCTCCGCGAGTACATGGATGACGCCGAGGAGAAGGCCGTCGCGGCATGA